In Ilumatobacter fluminis, the following proteins share a genomic window:
- a CDS encoding alpha-2-macroglobulin family protein, producing the protein MASRSNKRRSIAGMLAAGFVLSACWGGGDEVTSNTLDSSADTTVVDTDPIVTVDGLPADDRPDDADLEVQLSEGSSGDDTVEPTPVAEGAALDQGQIDEVVDDLPEWDVPATDTDDDEFRRPPDTLLPPEIGGTVDVPFPPDGDDPVDEPVTGPLQVLRYQPEGPVDVAPFIAVTFDQPMVPVATLDQLDDADVPAVITPAIEGRWRWIGTRTLRFEVIPGAIDRLPAATQYFVEIPAGTRSENGGVLDESVAWSFTTPTPTLRDLAGVSDAMNTKPIWVATFDQRVDPAAVIEAITVTAGGADVPIRVAGEAEITDDDVARNAVQGALEARAVAFTPTTDLPVDTTIEIQIGPDVPSAEGPLTGSDVERFTGATFGALEVRTTRCGWDERCQPGQSFQIEFSNPLDPESFDASQISVEPAIPGLRIDVYGSVIELRGDTAGRTDYTVTLDGDLTDVFGQQLGDDVEVTFEVGTADPALRGLSNGFITTDPTAETPTVSIDTINHDEVLVTAWSVTPPQFVEYRDYVDSLWSDEDAPAPEWSLAFEDEIEIDNVEDRWVETAIDLTDAFNASNGQLVVRVDPLIDISRDDEAYWANQPTVSWVQNTTLGIDAIRDGESLVIITTDLATGEPIGDVPVELVGDGRVATTHEEGTVEIELADDPVIGLFGNAGDRRAFLPADEWNGWTAEEYGSEGRWYVFDDRGIYRPGETAYLTGWLRRFDWSEGAQLELYDEESSVTWQAYDAQGADLGSGALDLSALGRFTLDLEIPAGANLGPTYVEFSVDGPDGFSSTTHTIQVQEFRRPEFEVTARVETPAPHFADEPATVAVDAEYFAGGPLPDAEVDWLVATSDTTFTPPDRDDYSFGVWQPWWWYDGIGFAGDVAADVAYESDACWDCGPSGDVTYEEFSGRTDAEGSHYLQLAFGGDDVDLPSTVSAQATVYDVNRQAWSSTTDLLVHPAETYVGLRSDRNFVRQGTPIRIDAIVTDVDGGLVAGNEVEVTAGRVDYTYDGGTWTEVVIDPQTCSFTSTETEGDDAMRCEFATDVGGTYEITAIVTDGDGNRNRTELTQWVSGGTGRPVRNVEQEQVNIVPDGDDYAPGDIAELLVQAPFAPAWGTVTIAHHDIVSVESFEAEDGSAVIEIPITGEHVPNLTIQIDMTGSAPRYDDDGNVRDDLPARPAFATGTIDLPVPPTNRTLDVTVTPADDAVEPGTETSVTVSVVDPDGAAVEGAEVAVVIVDEAVLSLTGYELTDPVDVFYRDVWAAIRSTYLRSTIRLASTVQLDRESEATEESAFEPAAGESDDMADGDMAADDSGGDEAGRSADEPSIDVRSDFDAVAVYAPTEITGADGTVTVDVPLPDNLTRYRVMAVAVDGVEHFGKGESTITARLPLMARTSAPRFLNFGDQFELPVTLQNQTDEPLDVDVVVQVSNLSLSGPSGKRVTVPANDRVEVRFPLETVDVGTARVRVAAVSGDFADANEIAMPVYTPATSEAFAVYGTIDQDASDGGAIGQSVITPTDVIPQFGGFEIGTSSTAVQTLTDAVLYLEEYDYQSSDGYASRIMAVAALRDVLEAFDAAGLPPTAELEQRVASDLTRLTALQNDDGGFPFWQRGRESIPWNSVQATHALVLADQAGYVVSASALDRALAFLAEIEAHIPADYPDDVRNTVIAYSLFVRNEAGQGDARKAADLFIDAGDELGLDALAWIWPSVTDPDLRTLIELRFANSVTETPGGATFPLDYGEGDYLIAHSERRSDGIILDALITEQPESDLIPKVVSGLLSRQENGRWNNAQENSFILLAMHRYFETFEDVEPSFVARAWLGETYVAESEFEGRTTEQVSTLIPMSEYTRLTTTEDGSSQQLVVSKDGDGRLYYRLGLEYAPADLQLDPRDEGFVVERTYEPIGDDDTVSRDENGAWRIEPGATVRVRVTMVADARRTNVALVDPLPAGLEPLNPALAVTGVIAPDEPEDGEVEPLTRSTWWWSWFDHQNLRDDRAEAFARYLDGGTYEYSYLARATTPGTFVVPPTKAEEIYAPEVFGRSATDTVVVG; encoded by the coding sequence ATCACCCCGGCGATCGAGGGCCGGTGGCGCTGGATCGGCACCCGCACCCTGCGCTTCGAGGTGATCCCCGGCGCGATCGATCGGCTGCCGGCAGCGACCCAGTACTTCGTCGAGATCCCGGCCGGCACCCGCTCCGAGAACGGCGGCGTGCTCGACGAGTCGGTCGCCTGGTCGTTCACGACGCCGACGCCGACGCTGCGAGATCTGGCCGGTGTCTCCGACGCGATGAACACCAAGCCGATCTGGGTCGCCACGTTCGACCAACGCGTCGATCCGGCCGCTGTGATCGAGGCGATCACGGTGACGGCGGGCGGCGCCGACGTGCCGATCCGCGTCGCCGGTGAGGCCGAGATCACCGACGACGACGTCGCACGCAACGCGGTCCAAGGGGCACTCGAGGCGCGCGCCGTGGCCTTCACCCCCACCACCGACCTGCCGGTCGACACGACGATCGAGATCCAGATCGGGCCCGACGTACCCTCTGCCGAGGGTCCACTGACCGGCTCCGACGTCGAGCGGTTCACCGGCGCCACGTTCGGGGCGCTCGAGGTCCGCACCACGCGCTGCGGATGGGACGAGCGCTGCCAGCCCGGCCAGTCGTTCCAGATCGAGTTCTCGAATCCGCTCGACCCCGAATCGTTCGACGCATCCCAGATCTCGGTCGAGCCCGCCATCCCCGGACTCCGCATCGACGTCTACGGATCGGTGATCGAGCTCCGCGGCGACACCGCCGGCCGCACCGACTACACGGTCACCCTCGACGGTGACCTCACCGACGTGTTCGGCCAACAGCTCGGCGACGACGTCGAGGTCACGTTCGAGGTCGGCACGGCCGACCCGGCACTGCGCGGCCTGTCCAACGGCTTCATCACGACCGACCCGACCGCCGAGACGCCGACGGTCTCGATCGACACCATCAACCACGACGAGGTCCTCGTCACCGCCTGGTCGGTGACGCCACCGCAATTCGTCGAGTACCGCGACTACGTCGACTCGCTCTGGAGCGACGAAGACGCCCCGGCCCCCGAGTGGTCGCTCGCGTTCGAGGACGAGATCGAGATCGACAACGTCGAAGACCGCTGGGTCGAGACGGCGATCGACCTCACCGACGCCTTCAACGCGTCGAACGGCCAGCTCGTCGTGCGGGTCGACCCGCTCATCGACATCAGTCGCGACGACGAGGCGTACTGGGCGAATCAGCCGACCGTGTCGTGGGTCCAGAACACGACCCTCGGTATCGACGCCATCCGCGACGGCGAGAGCCTCGTGATCATCACGACCGACCTCGCCACCGGCGAACCGATCGGCGACGTCCCCGTCGAGCTGGTGGGCGACGGCCGCGTCGCGACCACCCACGAGGAGGGCACCGTCGAGATCGAGCTCGCCGACGACCCGGTGATCGGTCTGTTCGGCAACGCCGGCGACCGGCGAGCCTTCCTCCCCGCCGACGAGTGGAACGGCTGGACCGCCGAGGAGTACGGCTCCGAGGGCCGCTGGTACGTCTTCGACGACCGCGGCATCTACCGTCCCGGCGAGACCGCCTACCTCACCGGTTGGCTGCGTCGCTTCGACTGGAGCGAGGGTGCCCAGCTCGAACTGTACGACGAGGAATCGTCCGTGACCTGGCAGGCGTACGACGCGCAGGGCGCCGACCTCGGGAGCGGCGCGCTCGACCTGAGCGCGCTCGGGCGCTTCACCCTCGACCTCGAGATCCCGGCAGGAGCCAACCTCGGCCCGACCTACGTCGAGTTCTCCGTCGACGGCCCCGACGGCTTCAGCTCGACGACCCACACGATCCAGGTGCAGGAGTTCCGCCGACCGGAGTTCGAGGTGACCGCGAGGGTCGAGACCCCGGCACCGCACTTTGCCGACGAGCCGGCCACCGTCGCGGTCGACGCCGAGTACTTCGCCGGGGGCCCACTCCCCGACGCCGAGGTCGACTGGCTCGTCGCCACCTCCGACACGACGTTCACCCCGCCCGACCGAGACGACTACTCGTTCGGCGTGTGGCAGCCGTGGTGGTGGTACGACGGCATCGGATTCGCGGGTGATGTGGCAGCCGACGTGGCGTACGAATCGGACGCCTGCTGGGACTGCGGCCCGTCCGGTGATGTCACCTACGAGGAGTTCAGCGGCCGCACCGACGCCGAGGGTTCGCACTACCTGCAACTCGCCTTCGGTGGCGACGACGTCGATCTGCCGTCGACGGTGTCGGCACAGGCGACGGTGTACGACGTCAACCGGCAGGCGTGGTCATCCACCACCGACCTGCTCGTCCACCCGGCCGAGACCTACGTCGGCCTGCGTTCCGACCGCAACTTCGTCCGTCAGGGCACACCGATCCGGATCGACGCCATCGTCACCGACGTCGACGGTGGGCTGGTGGCCGGCAACGAGGTCGAGGTGACCGCCGGGCGCGTCGACTACACCTACGACGGCGGCACGTGGACCGAGGTCGTCATCGACCCGCAGACATGCTCGTTCACCTCCACCGAGACCGAGGGCGACGATGCCATGCGGTGCGAGTTCGCGACCGACGTCGGCGGCACGTACGAGATCACGGCGATCGTCACCGACGGCGACGGCAACCGCAACCGCACCGAGCTCACCCAGTGGGTGTCGGGTGGCACGGGTCGCCCGGTCCGCAACGTCGAGCAGGAGCAGGTCAACATCGTCCCCGACGGCGACGACTACGCCCCGGGCGACATCGCCGAACTCCTGGTCCAGGCGCCGTTCGCTCCGGCCTGGGGCACGGTCACGATCGCCCACCACGACATCGTCTCGGTCGAGAGCTTCGAGGCCGAGGACGGCAGCGCGGTGATCGAGATCCCGATCACCGGCGAGCACGTTCCGAACCTGACGATCCAGATCGACATGACGGGCTCCGCGCCGCGCTACGACGACGACGGCAACGTCCGAGACGACCTGCCGGCCCGCCCCGCCTTCGCGACCGGCACGATCGACCTGCCGGTCCCACCGACCAACCGCACGCTCGACGTCACCGTCACCCCGGCCGACGACGCCGTCGAGCCGGGTACCGAGACGTCGGTGACCGTCTCGGTCGTCGACCCCGACGGTGCCGCCGTCGAGGGCGCCGAGGTCGCCGTGGTGATCGTCGACGAGGCCGTGCTGTCGCTCACCGGGTACGAACTGACCGATCCGGTCGACGTCTTCTACCGCGACGTGTGGGCGGCGATCCGTTCGACGTACCTCCGCTCGACCATCCGGCTCGCGTCGACCGTCCAGCTCGACCGCGAGAGCGAGGCGACCGAGGAGTCGGCGTTCGAACCGGCAGCCGGCGAGTCCGACGACATGGCCGACGGTGACATGGCCGCCGACGACTCCGGCGGCGACGAGGCCGGCCGCTCGGCCGACGAACCGTCGATCGACGTGCGGTCCGACTTCGACGCCGTCGCCGTGTACGCACCGACCGAGATCACCGGTGCCGACGGCACCGTGACGGTCGACGTGCCGCTCCCCGACAACCTCACCCGCTACCGGGTGATGGCCGTCGCGGTCGACGGCGTCGAACACTTCGGCAAAGGCGAGTCGACCATCACCGCCCGCCTCCCGCTCATGGCTCGCACCTCGGCGCCGCGCTTCTTGAACTTCGGCGACCAGTTCGAGCTACCCGTCACCCTCCAGAACCAGACCGACGAACCCCTCGACGTCGACGTCGTGGTGCAGGTGTCGAACCTGTCGCTCTCGGGGCCGTCCGGCAAGCGGGTGACCGTGCCCGCGAACGACCGGGTCGAGGTCCGGTTCCCGCTCGAGACCGTCGACGTCGGCACGGCCAGGGTGCGGGTGGCGGCGGTGAGCGGCGACTTCGCCGACGCCAACGAGATCGCCATGCCCGTGTACACCCCGGCGACGAGCGAAGCGTTCGCGGTGTACGGCACCATCGACCAGGACGCGAGCGACGGCGGCGCCATCGGCCAGTCCGTGATCACACCGACCGACGTCATCCCACAGTTCGGCGGCTTCGAGATCGGTACGTCGTCGACGGCCGTCCAGACCCTCACCGATGCGGTGCTCTATCTCGAGGAGTACGACTACCAGTCGTCCGACGGCTACGCCTCACGCATCATGGCGGTGGCGGCGCTGCGCGACGTGCTCGAGGCGTTCGACGCCGCCGGCCTCCCGCCGACCGCCGAGCTCGAGCAGCGTGTGGCCAGCGATCTGACCCGGCTCACCGCGCTGCAGAACGACGACGGTGGCTTCCCGTTCTGGCAGCGAGGTCGCGAGTCGATCCCGTGGAACTCGGTGCAGGCGACCCACGCACTCGTCCTCGCCGACCAGGCCGGCTACGTCGTGTCGGCCTCGGCGCTCGACCGGGCGCTGGCCTTCCTCGCCGAGATCGAGGCGCACATCCCGGCCGACTACCCCGACGACGTCCGCAACACCGTCATCGCCTATTCCCTCTTCGTCCGCAACGAGGCGGGGCAGGGCGACGCTCGCAAGGCCGCCGATCTCTTCATCGATGCCGGTGACGAGCTGGGCCTCGACGCCCTGGCCTGGATCTGGCCGTCGGTCACCGACCCCGATCTGCGAACCCTGATCGAACTCCGATTCGCCAACAGCGTCACCGAGACGCCGGGTGGCGCGACGTTCCCGCTCGACTACGGCGAGGGCGACTACCTGATCGCCCATTCGGAACGCCGCTCCGACGGCATCATCCTCGATGCGCTGATCACCGAGCAACCCGAGAGCGACCTCATCCCGAAGGTCGTCAGCGGGCTTCTCTCCCGGCAGGAGAACGGCCGCTGGAACAACGCACAGGAGAACTCGTTCATCCTGCTCGCGATGCACCGCTACTTCGAGACGTTCGAAGACGTCGAGCCGTCGTTCGTCGCGCGGGCGTGGCTCGGCGAGACCTATGTCGCCGAGTCGGAGTTCGAAGGCCGTACGACCGAGCAGGTGTCGACCCTGATCCCGATGTCGGAGTACACGCGCCTCACCACCACCGAGGACGGCAGCAGCCAGCAACTGGTCGTCTCGAAGGACGGCGACGGCCGCCTCTACTACCGACTGGGGCTCGAGTACGCCCCTGCCGACCTCCAGCTCGACCCGCGCGACGAGGGGTTCGTCGTCGAGCGCACGTACGAACCGATCGGCGACGACGACACCGTCTCGCGCGACGAGAACGGCGCATGGCGCATCGAGCCGGGAGCAACGGTCCGGGTGCGGGTGACGATGGTCGCCGACGCCCGGCGCACCAACGTGGCGCTCGTCGATCCGCTTCCCGCCGGTCTCGAACCGCTCAACCCGGCGCTCGCCGTCACCGGCGTGATCGCCCCCGACGAGCCGGAGGACGGCGAGGTCGAACCGCTGACGAGGTCGACGTGGTGGTGGTCGTGGTTCGACCACCAGAACCTGCGCGACGACCGTGCGGAGGCGTTCGCCCGCTACCTCGACGGCGGCACGTACGAGTACAGCTATCTGGCACGTGCGACGACACCCGGTACGTTCGTGGTGCCGCCCACCAAGGCCGAAGAGATCTACGCCCCCGAGGTGTTCGGCCGCTCGGCGACCGACACGGTCGTCGTCGGCTGA
- a CDS encoding antitoxin has translation MGLFSSRNINKAKRLFDKNKDKIGSTVGKATDTIDKKTGGKYADHLKKVDDAAKKISGEQPDDERDRLRPDESEGTASGLHPDPDAPKPND, from the coding sequence ATGGGTTTGTTCAGCAGCAGGAACATCAACAAGGCGAAGCGTCTGTTCGACAAGAACAAGGACAAGATCGGCTCGACCGTCGGCAAGGCGACCGACACCATCGACAAGAAGACCGGTGGGAAGTACGCCGATCACCTGAAGAAGGTCGACGACGCCGCGAAGAAGATCTCCGGCGAGCAGCCCGACGACGAGCGTGATCGGCTGCGTCCGGACGAGAGCGAGGGCACCGCGTCCGGTCTCCATCCCGACCCGGACGCGCCGAAGCCGAACGACTGA
- a CDS encoding alkyl/aryl-sulfatase, with product MDPADLERASRGLVAQHPTGQIEGAWGIAWDVAKYDFIEQGSDNPDTVNPSLWRQAQLNNLHGLFEVGPGIWQARGYDISNITFIEGETGWIVIDPLTVEGCARDSLALANEHLGERPVTAVIYTHSHTDHFGGVLGVTSKEAVDAGDCQIIAPEHFLYEVVNENVIAGYAMTRRALFQFGPLLPPGPRGHVDCGLGKAIPLSPPGLLAPTHDITHTGQEMVVDGVRIVFQMTPEAEAPAEMNFFFPDRMGAGKGWLCMAENCSHNMHNLIPIRGAQARNSLAWSKYIGEAIDLFGSASEVMFASHHWPRWGNDDVVGFLRKQRDMYRYIHDQTMRRANHGMTPLEIADDLALPPELHTEGHTTGYYGHLAHNVKAVYQRYLSWYDGNPANLWKLPPTEVGERYVDLAGGPDALLAKAREAFDRGDYRWVVEVVNHLVFSDPSNEAARELQADAFEQLGYQSESATFRNAFLYGAQELRNGSPVGNPAMRRGYLDAMTIEQLMDAAAVRLKADEVGGVDVTVNMHIGDTIDVDGPDWKVSVSNRAMSTSRGHVAQADATASFDRSVLVEIGSAELTIDEAIDGGRVSVDGDADAVRAVFGHLDVFMSMFPVVEP from the coding sequence ATGGACCCTGCCGACCTCGAGCGGGCGTCTCGAGGGCTCGTGGCGCAGCACCCGACCGGACAGATCGAAGGCGCCTGGGGCATCGCGTGGGACGTCGCCAAGTACGACTTCATCGAGCAGGGGAGCGACAACCCCGACACGGTGAACCCGAGCCTGTGGCGGCAGGCGCAGCTCAACAACCTGCACGGCCTGTTCGAGGTCGGCCCCGGCATCTGGCAGGCACGCGGGTACGACATCTCCAACATCACCTTCATCGAGGGCGAGACGGGCTGGATCGTGATCGACCCGCTCACCGTCGAAGGATGCGCGCGCGACAGCCTGGCGCTGGCGAACGAGCACCTCGGCGAGCGGCCCGTCACGGCGGTGATCTACACCCACTCCCACACCGACCACTTCGGCGGTGTGCTGGGCGTGACGAGCAAGGAAGCCGTCGACGCCGGCGACTGTCAGATCATCGCGCCCGAGCACTTCCTGTACGAGGTCGTCAACGAGAACGTGATCGCCGGCTACGCGATGACCCGCCGGGCACTGTTCCAGTTCGGTCCGCTGCTGCCGCCCGGCCCGCGGGGGCACGTCGACTGCGGCCTCGGCAAGGCGATCCCGCTGTCGCCGCCCGGGCTGCTCGCCCCGACCCACGACATCACCCACACCGGCCAAGAGATGGTGGTCGACGGGGTCCGGATCGTGTTCCAGATGACGCCGGAGGCCGAGGCGCCGGCCGAGATGAACTTCTTCTTCCCCGACCGAATGGGTGCCGGGAAGGGCTGGCTGTGCATGGCGGAGAACTGCTCGCACAACATGCACAACCTGATCCCGATCCGCGGCGCCCAGGCCCGCAACTCGCTCGCCTGGTCGAAGTACATCGGTGAGGCGATCGACCTGTTCGGCTCGGCGAGCGAGGTCATGTTCGCGTCGCACCACTGGCCGCGCTGGGGCAACGACGACGTCGTCGGTTTCCTGCGCAAGCAGCGCGACATGTACCGCTACATCCACGACCAGACCATGCGCCGGGCCAACCACGGCATGACACCGCTCGAGATCGCCGACGACCTGGCGTTGCCGCCCGAGCTGCACACCGAGGGGCACACGACGGGCTACTACGGCCACCTGGCACACAACGTCAAGGCCGTCTACCAGCGCTACCTGTCGTGGTACGACGGCAATCCGGCCAACCTGTGGAAGCTGCCGCCGACCGAGGTCGGGGAGCGGTACGTCGATCTCGCCGGTGGCCCGGACGCGTTGCTGGCCAAGGCACGCGAAGCATTCGACCGCGGTGACTACCGCTGGGTCGTCGAGGTCGTCAACCATCTCGTGTTCAGCGACCCGTCGAACGAGGCGGCCCGCGAGCTGCAGGCCGATGCGTTCGAACAGCTCGGGTACCAGAGCGAGTCGGCGACGTTCCGCAACGCGTTCCTGTACGGCGCCCAGGAGCTGCGCAACGGCAGCCCTGTCGGCAACCCGGCGATGCGGCGCGGCTACCTCGACGCGATGACGATCGAACAGCTGATGGACGCCGCCGCGGTGCGGTTGAAAGCCGACGAGGTCGGCGGCGTCGACGTGACGGTCAACATGCACATCGGCGACACGATCGACGTAGACGGGCCCGACTGGAAGGTCTCGGTCTCGAACCGCGCGATGAGCACCTCTCGGGGCCACGTTGCACAGGCCGACGCCACCGCATCGTTCGACCGGTCGGTACTCGTCGAGATCGGGTCGGCGGAGCTGACCATCGACGAGGCGATCGACGGCGGTCGGGTCTCGGTCGACGGTGACGCCGACGCAGTCCGTGCCGTGTTCGGCCACCTCGACGTGTTCATGTCGATGTTTCCCGTTGTCGAACCGTGA
- the ahcY gene encoding adenosylhomocysteinase translates to MSTLARPDGKLDFRVADLSLAPFGRKEMLLAEHEMPGLMAIREEYGPTQPLAGARISGSLHMTIQTAVLIETLTALGAEVRWASCNIFSTQDHAAAAVVVGPDGTVDDPQGVPVFAWKGETLEEYWWCTDQMLTWDGQDGPNMILDDGGDATLLVHKGVEFEKAGEAPDPTSASNPELALVLGLIQRSMKDDPQKWTRMAAGIKGVTEETTTGVHRLYNMFNKGELLFPAINVNDSVTKSKFDNLYGCRHSLVDAISRATDVMLGGKTAVVLGYGDVGKGCVQSLQGQGCRVVVTEIDPINALQAAMEGLQVLTLDEVVETADLFVTASGNMGLITIDDMRKMKHNAIVCNIGHFDNEIDMEGLARSGAVRDELKPGTDVWRFDDGKQIIILAEGRLVNLGCATGHPSFVMSCSFSNQVLAQIELFQKIDDYPLGVYVLPKHLDEKVARFHLDALGVKLTPLTDEQAEYIGVEPSGPYKPDHYRY, encoded by the coding sequence ATGTCCACCCTCGCACGTCCTGACGGCAAGCTCGACTTCCGAGTCGCCGACCTCTCACTGGCCCCCTTCGGCCGCAAGGAGATGCTGCTCGCCGAGCACGAGATGCCCGGCCTGATGGCGATCCGCGAGGAGTACGGCCCGACGCAGCCGCTCGCCGGCGCCCGCATCTCCGGCTCGCTGCACATGACGATCCAGACGGCGGTGCTGATCGAGACCCTCACGGCGCTCGGCGCCGAGGTGCGCTGGGCCAGCTGCAACATCTTCTCGACCCAGGACCACGCGGCCGCCGCGGTCGTCGTCGGCCCCGACGGCACCGTCGACGACCCGCAGGGCGTCCCGGTCTTCGCCTGGAAGGGCGAGACGCTCGAGGAGTACTGGTGGTGCACCGACCAGATGCTCACCTGGGACGGCCAGGACGGCCCGAACATGATCCTCGACGACGGCGGCGACGCCACCCTCCTCGTCCACAAGGGCGTCGAGTTCGAGAAGGCCGGCGAGGCCCCCGACCCGACGTCGGCCTCGAACCCCGAGCTGGCGCTCGTGCTCGGCCTCATCCAGCGTTCGATGAAGGACGACCCGCAGAAGTGGACCCGCATGGCGGCCGGGATCAAGGGCGTCACCGAGGAGACCACCACCGGCGTGCATCGTCTGTACAACATGTTCAACAAGGGTGAGCTCCTCTTCCCGGCCATCAACGTCAACGACTCGGTCACCAAGTCGAAGTTCGACAACCTGTACGGCTGCCGCCACTCGCTGGTCGACGCGATCTCGCGTGCGACCGACGTCATGCTCGGTGGCAAGACCGCCGTCGTGCTCGGCTACGGCGACGTCGGCAAGGGCTGCGTCCAGTCGCTGCAGGGGCAGGGTTGCCGCGTGGTGGTCACCGAGATCGACCCGATCAACGCGCTGCAGGCCGCGATGGAGGGTCTGCAGGTCCTCACGCTCGACGAGGTCGTCGAGACCGCCGACCTGTTCGTGACCGCCTCGGGCAACATGGGTCTGATCACGATCGACGACATGCGCAAGATGAAGCACAACGCGATCGTCTGCAACATCGGCCACTTCGACAACGAGATCGACATGGAAGGCCTCGCCCGCTCGGGTGCCGTCCGTGACGAGCTGAAGCCCGGCACCGACGTGTGGCGCTTCGACGACGGCAAGCAGATCATCATCCTCGCCGAAGGCCGCCTCGTGAACCTCGGTTGCGCGACCGGTCACCCGAGCTTCGTGATGAGCTGCTCGTTCTCGAACCAGGTGCTCGCCCAGATCGAGCTGTTCCAGAAGATCGACGACTACCCGCTCGGCGTCTACGTGCTGCCCAAGCACCTCGACGAGAAGGTCGCCCGCTTCCACCTCGACGCCCTGGGCGTGAAGCTCACCCCGCTCACCGACGAACAAGCCGAGTACATCGGCGTCGAGCCGTCGGGCCCCTACAAGCCCGACCACTACCGCTATTAG